The Paramisgurnus dabryanus chromosome 3, PD_genome_1.1, whole genome shotgun sequence genome includes a window with the following:
- the LOC141281886 gene encoding uncharacterized protein encodes HLVLTSRVVLCNLDNLKLRPLLKVTPLNGTPLSCGPQTDPSREKPYKCSQCGKSFRSGSYLKEHMRIHTGEKHFPCQHCEKSFPNAKQLKIHMRVHTGEKPLECHHCGKFFRCYGNLISHMRIHTGEKPFMCQQCGKSFAQKNSLDNHMRIHTGERSFACQHCEKSFKCKGQLTRHVRIHTGEKPYKCHHCEKSFTTGGNLNEHIRVHTGEKPFMCQQCEKCFSATNQLKRHMRVHTGEKCIPVQSV; translated from the coding sequence CATCTCGTCCTGACGTCTCGCGTGGTTCTGTGTAACTTGGACAACTTAAAGTTACGCCCCCTGCTAAAAGTTACACCCCTTAACGGCACGCCCCTCTCTTGCGGTCCGCAGACAGACCCATCTCgagagaaaccttacaaatgcagtcagtgtggaaagagttttcgCTCTGGAAGTTATCTAAAGGAACACATgaggattcacactggagagaaacatTTTCCATGTCAGCATTGTGAAAAGAGTTTTCCAAATGCAAAACAACTTAAGATACACATGAGAGTTCACACCGGAGAAAAACCTCTTGAATGTCATCATTGTGGAAAGTTTTTCAGATGTTATGGTAACCTTATTTCacacatgagaattcacactggagagaaaccattcatgtgtcaacagtgtggaaagagttttgccCAAAAAAACAGCCTTGACAACCACATgaggattcacactggagagagatCATTTGCATGTCAACATTGTGAAAAGAGTTTCAAGTGTAAGGGTCAACTTACGAGACAtgtgagaattcacactggagagaaaccgtaCAAGTGCCATCACTGCGAGAAGAGTTTTACCACAGGTGGTAACCTTAATGAACACATAAGAGTTCATACCGGAGAGAAACCATTCATGTGTCAACAGTGTGAAAAGTGTTTTTCAGCAACAAACCAACTTAAAAGACAcatgagagttcacactggagagaaatgCATTCccgtgcagtcagtgtga